AGACTGTTCAACGGTGGAGGAAGCATTATTTGCAGATGAAATTGGATTTGATTTTATTGGAACAACACTTGTGGGATATACGCCGTACAGCGTAAATGACAAAATTGAACAGAATGATTTTGAAATTATACGCAAGATATTAAAACAGGTACATCATCCGGTAATTGCTGAGGGAAATATCGATGTGCCGCAGAAAGCCAGACGAGTAGTTGAACTTGGATGTTATAGTGTCGTTGTGGGTGGGGCGATTACAAGACCGCAGCTCATCACGAAAAAGTTTACAAATGCACTGATTGAAGGAGGAGAATAGGTATGCAGACGTTACAGGTAATAGTAATTTTGGCAATCTTCTTAGCGGGAGTTGCTCTTATGATGACAAAAAAGATGCCAGCGATTTTAGCACTTCCATGTATGGGAATTTTAATCGCAGTAGTAGCAGGAGTTCCATTTATATCAAGTGATGCAGAAACACAGAGTATTACTTCTTATGTAATTGCAGGTGGAGCATCCCGTCTTGCGAGCACCATTATTGTTACCGTATTTGGTGCAATTTTTGCAAAAGTAATTCAGAAAGAGGGAATTTCAGATGCCATTATCCGTAAGGCAGCAGAGCTGGCAGGGGATAAGCCGGTTATGATCGCTTTGGCACTGACTGCTGCAACGGCACTGATCTTTACTGCTATGAGTGGTGCAGGTCCTGTTATTATGGTCGCTCAGATTGCAATTCCGCTGTTACTGTCTGCGGGAATTGAGCCGATCGTGGCAGCAAGTCTCGTACTTTTTGGATTAAACATTGGACTTCTTTTTAATGTATCGCAGTACCAGATTTATGTAGATACCATTGGAATGGATATGGAGGTTATTAAAACATCTTCCATCGTGATGGGACTGATCTGTGCGGTTGTGACGGTTGCATATATTTTAATCAATGTAAATAAAAAGACAGTCAGAAGTACATGGGCAATGAATGCTGGAACCAACTCTAAAAAGGTTAATCCGGTTGCCATGCTGATGCCGCTTCTTCCTATCGTACTGGTATTTTTCTTTAAGTGGAATGCGGAGACAAGCTTGGTGGTAGCAATTATTGTAACAGCATTAATTACGAAGCCGTCTTCAAGTATTCAGGTTCTTTCAAGCTCCATGGTAGAGGGAATTAAGGATGTGGCAGGAGTCATCGGTCTGATGATTGGTATTGGAATTCTTTTAAATGGAGTGGCAGCACAGAAAACATCTGCTCTGATGCAGCCAATCATTAGTGTGATTCTTCCATCAAACCCGATTATGTACATTGTAATTTTTACAGTTCTTTCTCCACTGGCTCTGTATCGTGGACCGTTAAATATGTACGGTCTTGGCTCTGGTCTCGCAAATATTTTCCTGACAGCAGGAAAACTGAGTGCACCAGCAGTTGGTATGGCACTTCGTAGTACCAGCGTGGTACAGTGTGTATCAGACCCGACAAACACACAGAATGTCATCGTAGCAGATTATGCAAAAGTCGATGTTAATGATATTTTGAAATCAACACTTCCATACACCATGGTAATGGCACTTGGAATCTTGATTTACGCAGCAGTAGCATTATTCTAAACAGTAAGGATCATTCAAGGAGGGTATGTTTCACATATGGATAACAGAAAGGTAAGGATCGGAATCGATGTCGGAGGAACATTTACGGATGCCGTAGTCGTAGATAATGAGACCTATGAGGTCATTGCAAAAGAAAAAGTGCCGACGACACATCATGCCGAGCGCGGTGTGGCGCAGGGAATCATTGAGGCGATCAATACGGTACTCACAAAAAATGGAATTTCTCCGGATAATGTTATATTTATCGCACATGGAACCACACAGGCAACCAATGCCCTGTTAGAGGGAGATGTGGCACGTGTTGGTATTGTTGGCATGGGAAGTGGTATGGAGGCAGAACGTTCCCGCAAGGAGACGACAGTCGGAAATATCGAGCTGGCACCGGGAAAATATTTATATACAGAGCATGAATTTATAGATGCAGCCTCACTTACCGATGAGGCTGTAAAAGAGGCAATCGATGCACTGAAACTGAAAAATGTGGAGGTGATCGTGGCTTCGGAGAGTTACTCTGTTGATAATCCGGAAAATGAGCAGAAAGTTATTGGCCTGGCGGTAAAAGAAGGACTGGTCGCTACAGGTGGACATGAGATCTCCCAGCTTTACGGACTGCAGGCGAGGACGAGGACAGCAGCAGTCAATGCGGCATTGATCCCCAAAATGATGGAGACTGCCAACATGACGGAAAATGCGGTAAAAGATTCCGGTATTAAAAAACCGCTGATGATCATGCGCTGTGATGGCGGCGTCATGAGTATCGATGAGGTGCGGAAGAGACCGATTCTTACGATGCTATCCGGCCTGGCAGCAGGTGTGGCAGGAGCACTGATGTATGAAAAACTGACAGATGGCATTTTCCTTGAGGCAGGTGGAACATCGACCGATATTTCAGCGATCAAAGATGGCAAGGTTATGATCAAAAATGCACAGATCGGGGGAAGAAAGTTATATCTGACTTCTTTGGATGTGCGTACACTTGGAATTGCCGGAGGCAGTATGATCGTGGTGCGTGGAGGTAAGATCGCAGATGTCGGACCAAGATCCGCACATATCGCAGAGAAAGAGTATGAGGTCTTTACTGACACCGATAAGATGAAGAATCCAAAGATAGAGCTGATCGCACCGCGCGAGGACGATACATCGGATTATGCGGTTGTTGCCTGTGCAAATGGCGAGAGCTATGCGCTTACACTGGCAGGTGCCGCAAATATTCTGGGTTATGTGCCGGCGGATGACTATGCTGCCGGAAATGTGGAATCAGCGAAGATCGCATGGGGGGCATTGGCATCTATGACGGGGAGCACGGTGGAAGAACTGTGCCGTCAGGCAATGGATATTGCGATGACGAAAGTTGGCGAGATTGTAAAACAACTGATTGCAGATTATAATCTGAATCCGAACCTGATCTGTCTGGTCGGTGGTGGTGGTTCGGCGTCGGTTGTCGTACCATATTTGGGAGAAAAAATGGGAATCCGGCATAAGATTGCGGAAAATGCACCGTACATTTCTACGATCGGTGTCTCTCTGGCACTTGTGCGTGAGCAGATGGAGCGAAATGTTGCAAACCCTACGGATGAGGATATCCGTAAAATCCGCCATGATATTATGGAAGTGATCACCAGGGCAGGCGCAGATGCAGCAACGGTTGATATTTCGATTGAAATCGACAGCCAGAAAAATATTTTAAGAGCGATCGCAACAGGAGCGACAGAGCTGCGTACCAAGGACCGCAATGCAAAGACCATCTCGGAGGAAGAACAGAAGCAGATTTTAGCGGATGCCGAGAAGACAACGACAGATATGGTTGAGCGGGCAGCAGCGGCAGGAAGATGGCATGCGTACTATGTAAATGTGGCAAAAGGCGGCTTTCTAGGATTATTTAAATCAAAGAAAAAACTGGTGCGCATGATCGATGAGGAAGGCGTTATACGTCTTCAGAAAAATATTGCAAAAATTGGAGTATTTCACAAAGATCAGATTGGAACAGATTTCATGGAATTTGTGGACAGTATGACACAGTATACGGACGCTGGTGCGACATTGCCGAAAACGTACTTATTTTTTGGTCAGAAAATGAGTGATTTAAGTGGTGTCTTAAACAAAGAGCAGCTGCTCGGTCTAGCTGAGATGGAACTGGAATTTGTTGAGGATGATCAGGAAATTATTGCAGTCGCTGCAAAGGATTGAGACAATGTATGATCTTAAATCAATAACAGAAGAACAATATGCGATGATGGAACTGATGAATGACCGGCTGGCACCCTGTATCCCGAAGGAGAAATGCAGGGATTATGTGACGGAAGCGATCGCATGCGGACAGGAGGCATTTGAGCAGTATAAAGATGCGGATATTATGGCAATACTGGTGAATTCCGGTGTTGCCATTCTGCAGGATGAACGGGAATTTACACATCATGGGCAAAACTATGAGGTATGGGCGCAGATCACCTGTGGCGGGAAGGAAAAAAAGATTGAACTTTTTATGCCGGATCTGCGCAGAAAGCAACAGATTCTGAAGGAAAACGGAGTGGAGACAGGGGAACAGTGGCTCATAAAGCTGCATCTTGCGCATGAGTTTTATCATTTTCTGGAATTTACAACGCTTGGGAAAGTCGGTATGCGGCTTGATCCTGTGCAGAAAAAGACGATTTTTGGTACGGTGCAAAGACCGCTTACAACAGTCAGCGAGATCGCTGCACACAGTTTTGCGGGAAGATATATGAAGAGTGAGATTCTTCCACAGATGACAGATTATATGGTAATGCTGTCGGAAGGCATATTGCCGGAAGAGACATTGCGGGAACGGATGCAGGAAGCAGAAGAACGATTACGGAAAAATGAGGGTGGAAAACAGAATGTATCAATGGGATAAAATAAAGGTGATTGGAAACTACGACACAGTTGTAGTTGGCGGTGGCACTGCCGGGGCGGCAGCGGGAATCCGTGCGGCAAAAGAAGGAAACAGGGTTTTGATCGTGGAAAAAAGCCTTGCACTTGGCGGGGCGGCTGTCAATGCGCTGGTGAATCCGATGATGGAGTCTTTTGTTGAACATGGAGAGATATTTCATGAGATTGAGAGACGCCTGAAAGAAAAAGGGGTCACTACCAGAGATGGCATTATGGAATATGTACATTCCACAGCAGAGGCAAAAGCACTTGTGTTAGAGGAGATGTTTCTGGAATATGGAGGCGGGATATTATATGATGCAGTGCTGACCGACTGTCAGGTAAAAGATCAGAAAATTGAAAAGATTTTTGTGACGACTGAGGAAGGTGTATATGCGATAGAGGCAGAACAATTTGTTGACGCCACCGGGGATGCGGTTCTTTCAAGAATGGCGGGAGTAGCATATACCGCCGGGGATGAGAACGGAAATAACCAGATGACATCGCTGCGTTTTGAGATGGGTGGCATTGATGTCGAAAAATACCGGGCATACTGTTTGTCTTTAAATGATGAATTTTCTCCGCTGGTAAAAGGATACTTTTTTGAATCTGCAATGGTGCGGAATAAGAATTTTAAACTTGAACCGGTTTTTCGAAAAGGGGTGGAACTTGGATATCTGAAAGAGGAAGATCTCGTTTACTACCAGTGTTTTTCCATTCCAGATCAGCCGGGTTGTATGACATTTAACTGTCCGCATATCAGTAGTATGAAGAAGAATACCGATGTGTGGGCACGGAGCAGAGCTGTAACGGAAGGACATCAGATGATCTTCCGGCTGGTTTCATTTTTAAAGGCATGTATGCCGGGATTTGAACATGCGTATCTGATTCGGGAAGCATCAGCACTCGGTGTCCGGGAATCCTACCGTATTGTCGGAAAATATGTGCTGAGTGAAGACGATTACATAAAGAGAGCCAGATTCGAAGATGCGGTGGCAAAAGGAGACTGGTATATTGATGTACACTCTGCAACGAAAGGACTTGTCCATATGGAGAAGTATCAGAGGGGAGAATACTATGAGATTCCATACCGGTGTCTTATCAATGAGCAGGTCGACAATCTGTTAACAATCGGCAGATGTATTTCTACAACATTTCTGGCTCAGGCGAGTATCCGTATCCAGCCGACGGTGATTGATATGGGAGATGCGGCAGGAAAGGCATGTGCGGATGCACATACAAAGCAGACTGCACTGAGTAAGTTTGAGGGGAAAAATTTGATATAATGGATACCGTTGTCCTCACAGATTGTTTGTGTTTTGCGTGAAAAAAGAATATAATGGGAACATTATTGTAATAAAACAGGAACAGGTGATGGAACCTTGAAGAATAGCAGATATATAATTTTTAACCAGAATGAGACGAAAGGCCAGATTGAGGCTGCGCAGTCGGATATGACGCAGGTAGAGCACACGATTGCCAATTATTTTCTAAATAATGAGGAGCTGACAGATTTTTCATCCAAGCGGATATCAGCACTGCTCTATGTATCCGAGGCAACATTGTCACGCTTTGCAAAAAAATGTGGATTTAAGGGATACCGTGAATTTATTTTTGCATACGAAAAGGACTTAAAAGAGGAAAAAAATGGAACAGTCAGTGAGAAAGATATCAGTCTGTTTACCAAGAAGGTACAGAGCAGTTATCAGAAGCTGCTGCAGGAAAATTTTAAATTGCTTGATGAGAACCAGATCCGCCGGATTGCCGGACTGTTAAATGTAAGCCGGCGTGTGTTTGTCTATGGAATGGGAAGTTCCGGCAATGTCGCAGAGGAATTTCAGCTCCGTTTTATGAGGATCGGACTGGATGTGACTGCGGTAACAGATTCACAGATGATACAGATGAGTGCAGCACTGGTTGAGGAGAGGATGCTTGTCATTGCAATTTCTCTCAGTGGAACGACGAGAGAGATTGTGGAAAGTATCCGCATCGCAAAAAGCAGAAATGCAAAAGTAATCTTTATCACTGCGAATCCGGCACCGGAGACGGCGGCAAGATGTGATGAAGTGTTAAGGGTTGCCTATCTGAAAAACCTGGATACAGGTACGAAAATTTCACCACAGTTTTCGATTCTGGTCATGATCGATATTTTGTATTCGTATTATTTTGCAAATGATTCGTATTTTAAGGCACAGAAATATAAAGAGACTTTATCTGCCATACAAGGAAAACATAAGGGTGCAATGGAAGATGTAAAAAAGGAGAAAATCCGGAATGAGTAACGGAAAAACATATTTGGGTGTGGATATAGGTGGTACATCCGTAAAACTTGGGCTTGTAGATGAACAGGGTGTAATCCGGTATAGTGAGGCTTACGATGTTGCATTTGACAGGTATGAGACACCGATTCTTAAGACAGTTTTAAAAAGTATGAAATTGTTTCTTGCGGAACACGAGGTGACGGAACAGGAGCTGGCGGGAATTGGTGTGTCGGCTACCGGCGGCATTGATACGGTAAATGGTGTTGTCATCGGATCAGCAGGGCATATTCAAAACTGGGAAGGAAGCCGGATCAAAGAGGAGATGGAAAAAATGTTTCATCTCCCGACGACGGTATTGAACGATGCCAATGCGGCGGCTCTTGGAGAAATGTGGATCGGAGCTGCAGCAGACCGTCGGAATGTTATTGTAATGACGGTTGGGACTGGTGTTGGAGGTGGAATCATTGTAGATTCTAAGATCCTTCTGGGCGCAAATGGTCTTGCCGGTGAGATCGGACATATTGTGATAAACAGTGATGGTGAGCTGTGTTCGTGTGGCAATCATGGCTGTATGGAGCATTATGGTTCAACCACTGCTCTGATTCGCAGAGTCAGAGATGCGGCATCCTGCGGGAAGATAATACTTCCGGAAGAACAGGAACTGGACGGAAGATTTATTTTTTCGGAAGCAGAAAAGGGCAGCACTGCAATGTTGGAACTGCTTGATTCCTGGATCGATGACATTGCCTCCGGTCTGGTCGGACTGGTTCATATCTTTAATCCCGAACTGATTTTGATTGGTGGGGGAGTCTCGGCACAAAAGGAGCTGTTTATTGACCGTCTGAGGGAAAAAGTGATGGCAAGATGTATGCCTCATTTTGTGAAGCATCTTGAACTAAAGGCGGCTGAACTTGGAAATGATGCAGGCTTGATTGGAGCAGTATATTATTGTATACAACAGAATATTCTGTAGCATAAAACAATAGAATGCACGCTCTGCGAACATTCTATTGTCATGAATTAATCGCGTGAGCCGAAATAATGAGTTTTGGCTCACGCGATTATGTTTTGTAAGAATTTATCGTTATCTAAGAGCTGCTTCATCTGCAACGATGGAAACATTTGGATGGAGCTGTAAGATGGAAGCCGGAACCTGTGGTGTGATCGGACCATAGATTGTCTTGTAAAGTGCGTCGGCTTTATCAGCACCACTTACAACTAAAAGGATGCGTTTTGCAAACATGATACTTCTGATTCCCATTGTGATTGCCTTGCGGGGAACGTCATTAATGCTGGAAAATAATCTTGCATTTGCCTCAATGGTGTTTTGGGATAAGTGAACGAGATGTGTGCCTGCGGTATAGGAATCGGACGGCTCGTTAAAACCGATGTGTCCATTATGACCGAGCCCAAGAAGCTGTAAGTCAATGCCGCCTAAAGATCCTATCATGGAATCATAAGTGTTACATTCAGTCTCGATATCCAAAGCGGTTCCATCTGGCAGATGAACCTTTTCTGCATTAATGTTGACTTTAGAGAACAGATGTTTATTCATAAAATAGTGGTAACTGTTCGGATCGTTGGCAGCAAGTCCTAAATATTCGTCAAGATTTATGGTTGATACTTTTGAAAAGTCAAGATCCCCCTTTTGATACCATTCAATGAGCTGATCATAAGTACCAATCGGTGAAGAACCGGTTGCCAGCCCAAGGACGCTGTCTGGTTTCTGGATGATCTGTGCGGAAATGATATTTGCAGCTCGGCGGCTTACGGCGGCATAGTCTTTTTCCTTATAAATGTTCATGTGATAATTTCCTTTCTGTATCATTTGTTTATGATAGGATTATTATAGAAAGTGAAACAGAACTAGTCAAAAGAATCGGGGCAAATGGAAAGTACTTTCATAAAACAAGGAATTGCGGTAAGGGTTTTGCTTGAGAAATAGTTAAATTATGATATAATAGACGAGAAAAGGACTAATTTAGACAGAAATACTTTGGAAAGGAAAATACAATGAAGAAAATCTTAGATTTGATTACGGATGAAGTGACCAAAGCATTCACAGACTGTGGTTATGATGCAAAATATGGAAAGGTTACTTTATCTAACAGACCGGATCTTTGTGAATATCAGTGCAACGGCGCAATGGCAGCTGCAAAAGAGTACAAAAAAGCACCGTTTATGATCGCAGATGAGGTTGCAGCAAAACTTGCAGAGACATCCATGTTTTCCATGGCAGAATCCGTAAAACCGGGATTCTTAAATTTAAAACTGGATGAGACATTTTTAGCATCCTATGTGGCAGACATGCAGGCAGATGAGGGACGTTTTGGATGTGAAAAAGCAGAAAATCCAAAGACCATCATGATCGATTACGGCGGACCGAACGTGGCAAAACCATTGCATGTCGGTCATTTACGTTCCGCGATCATCGGAGAGAGCATCAAAAGAATTGGTAAATTTGTCGGACATAAGGTGATCGGAGACGTACATTTAGGAGACTGGGGACTGCAGATGGGACTGATCATCACCGAGTTAAAGCTGCGCCAGCCGGATCTTGTCTACTTCGATGAAAACTTTGAGGGGGAATATCCGAAAGAAGCACCGTTTACGATTTCTGAATTGGAGGAGATCTATCCGACCGCAAGTAAAAAGTCAAAAGAGGATGAGGCATACAAAGAGGCAGCCATGCAGGCAACTTATGAGCTGCAGAATGGAAGAAAGGGCTATCAGGCATTACTTTCCCATATCTTAAACGTGTCTGTGACAGACTTAAAGAAAAACTATGAGAACTTGAACGTATCTTTTGAACTCTGGAAAGGTGAGTCTGATGCGCAGCCTTATATTCCGGCAATGGTGCAGAAAATGAAAGATGACGGCTTTGCCTATGTCAGTGACGGAGCACTGGTCGTCGATGTAAAAGAAGACACCGATACGAAAGAGATCCCGCCTTGTATGATCTTAAAATCAGACGGTGCATCCCTCTACAATACGACCGATCTTGCAACGATCGTATGGCGTGAGGAAGATTATGACCCGGACGAGATCATTTATGTGGTAGATAAGAGACAGGAACTTCATTTCGTACAGGTATTCCGCTGCGCAAGAAAGACCGGACTGGTAAAACCTGAGACAGAGTT
The Roseburia rectibacter DNA segment above includes these coding regions:
- a CDS encoding hydantoinase/oxoprolinase family protein; the protein is MDNRKVRIGIDVGGTFTDAVVVDNETYEVIAKEKVPTTHHAERGVAQGIIEAINTVLTKNGISPDNVIFIAHGTTQATNALLEGDVARVGIVGMGSGMEAERSRKETTVGNIELAPGKYLYTEHEFIDAASLTDEAVKEAIDALKLKNVEVIVASESYSVDNPENEQKVIGLAVKEGLVATGGHEISQLYGLQARTRTAAVNAALIPKMMETANMTENAVKDSGIKKPLMIMRCDGGVMSIDEVRKRPILTMLSGLAAGVAGALMYEKLTDGIFLEAGGTSTDISAIKDGKVMIKNAQIGGRKLYLTSLDVRTLGIAGGSMIVVRGGKIADVGPRSAHIAEKEYEVFTDTDKMKNPKIELIAPREDDTSDYAVVACANGESYALTLAGAANILGYVPADDYAAGNVESAKIAWGALASMTGSTVEELCRQAMDIAMTKVGEIVKQLIADYNLNPNLICLVGGGGSASVVVPYLGEKMGIRHKIAENAPYISTIGVSLALVREQMERNVANPTDEDIRKIRHDIMEVITRAGADAATVDISIEIDSQKNILRAIATGATELRTKDRNAKTISEEEQKQILADAEKTTTDMVERAAAAGRWHAYYVNVAKGGFLGLFKSKKKLVRMIDEEGVIRLQKNIAKIGVFHKDQIGTDFMEFVDSMTQYTDAGATLPKTYLFFGQKMSDLSGVLNKEQLLGLAEMELEFVEDDQEIIAVAAKD
- a CDS encoding ROK family protein; amino-acid sequence: MSNGKTYLGVDIGGTSVKLGLVDEQGVIRYSEAYDVAFDRYETPILKTVLKSMKLFLAEHEVTEQELAGIGVSATGGIDTVNGVVIGSAGHIQNWEGSRIKEEMEKMFHLPTTVLNDANAAALGEMWIGAAADRRNVIVMTVGTGVGGGIIVDSKILLGANGLAGEIGHIVINSDGELCSCGNHGCMEHYGSTTALIRRVRDAASCGKIILPEEQELDGRFIFSEAEKGSTAMLELLDSWIDDIASGLVGLVHIFNPELILIGGGVSAQKELFIDRLREKVMARCMPHFVKHLELKAAELGNDAGLIGAVYYCIQQNIL
- the argS gene encoding arginine--tRNA ligase; its protein translation is MKKILDLITDEVTKAFTDCGYDAKYGKVTLSNRPDLCEYQCNGAMAAAKEYKKAPFMIADEVAAKLAETSMFSMAESVKPGFLNLKLDETFLASYVADMQADEGRFGCEKAENPKTIMIDYGGPNVAKPLHVGHLRSAIIGESIKRIGKFVGHKVIGDVHLGDWGLQMGLIITELKLRQPDLVYFDENFEGEYPKEAPFTISELEEIYPTASKKSKEDEAYKEAAMQATYELQNGRKGYQALLSHILNVSVTDLKKNYENLNVSFELWKGESDAQPYIPAMVQKMKDDGFAYVSDGALVVDVKEDTDTKEIPPCMILKSDGASLYNTTDLATIVWREEDYDPDEIIYVVDKRQELHFVQVFRCARKTGLVKPETELKFLGFGTMNGKDGKPFKTRDGGVMRLEYLVSEIDNEMLKKITENQKSKENLGISEEEAKETAKTVALAAIKYGDLSNQAGKDYIFDIDRFTSFEGNTGPYILYTIVRIKSILHKYHDLGKSAKDAVITAAHSESEKNLMLELAKFNAVIESAFVDTAPHKICSYIYDLANAFNSFYHETKIMSEEDEMVQKSYIRVLELTKSVLETSIDLLGFSAPERM
- the nagB gene encoding glucosamine-6-phosphate deaminase; protein product: MNIYKEKDYAAVSRRAANIISAQIIQKPDSVLGLATGSSPIGTYDQLIEWYQKGDLDFSKVSTINLDEYLGLAANDPNSYHYFMNKHLFSKVNINAEKVHLPDGTALDIETECNTYDSMIGSLGGIDLQLLGLGHNGHIGFNEPSDSYTAGTHLVHLSQNTIEANARLFSSINDVPRKAITMGIRSIMFAKRILLVVSGADKADALYKTIYGPITPQVPASILQLHPNVSIVADEAALR
- a CDS encoding MurR/RpiR family transcriptional regulator → MKNSRYIIFNQNETKGQIEAAQSDMTQVEHTIANYFLNNEELTDFSSKRISALLYVSEATLSRFAKKCGFKGYREFIFAYEKDLKEEKNGTVSEKDISLFTKKVQSSYQKLLQENFKLLDENQIRRIAGLLNVSRRVFVYGMGSSGNVAEEFQLRFMRIGLDVTAVTDSQMIQMSAALVEERMLVIAISLSGTTREIVESIRIAKSRNAKVIFITANPAPETAARCDEVLRVAYLKNLDTGTKISPQFSILVMIDILYSYYFANDSYFKAQKYKETLSAIQGKHKGAMEDVKKEKIRNE
- a CDS encoding FAD-dependent oxidoreductase, translated to MYQWDKIKVIGNYDTVVVGGGTAGAAAGIRAAKEGNRVLIVEKSLALGGAAVNALVNPMMESFVEHGEIFHEIERRLKEKGVTTRDGIMEYVHSTAEAKALVLEEMFLEYGGGILYDAVLTDCQVKDQKIEKIFVTTEEGVYAIEAEQFVDATGDAVLSRMAGVAYTAGDENGNNQMTSLRFEMGGIDVEKYRAYCLSLNDEFSPLVKGYFFESAMVRNKNFKLEPVFRKGVELGYLKEEDLVYYQCFSIPDQPGCMTFNCPHISSMKKNTDVWARSRAVTEGHQMIFRLVSFLKACMPGFEHAYLIREASALGVRESYRIVGKYVLSEDDYIKRARFEDAVAKGDWYIDVHSATKGLVHMEKYQRGEYYEIPYRCLINEQVDNLLTIGRCISTTFLAQASIRIQPTVIDMGDAAGKACADAHTKQTALSKFEGKNLI
- a CDS encoding transporter translates to MQTLQVIVILAIFLAGVALMMTKKMPAILALPCMGILIAVVAGVPFISSDAETQSITSYVIAGGASRLASTIIVTVFGAIFAKVIQKEGISDAIIRKAAELAGDKPVMIALALTAATALIFTAMSGAGPVIMVAQIAIPLLLSAGIEPIVAASLVLFGLNIGLLFNVSQYQIYVDTIGMDMEVIKTSSIVMGLICAVVTVAYILINVNKKTVRSTWAMNAGTNSKKVNPVAMLMPLLPIVLVFFFKWNAETSLVVAIIVTALITKPSSSIQVLSSSMVEGIKDVAGVIGLMIGIGILLNGVAAQKTSALMQPIISVILPSNPIMYIVIFTVLSPLALYRGPLNMYGLGSGLANIFLTAGKLSAPAVGMALRSTSVVQCVSDPTNTQNVIVADYAKVDVNDILKSTLPYTMVMALGILIYAAVALF